Proteins encoded together in one Astatotilapia calliptera chromosome 7, fAstCal1.2, whole genome shotgun sequence window:
- the c7h11orf96 gene encoding uncharacterized protein C11orf96 homolog: MAAVRQMVMEASGYHVLPAHLMASAMEEFPQQLPVPKGPAKGKSRSRRPREARFKTQPVTFAEIQEVEEEGSSPLEEERARRSFLQSLENLRRSTQTLHCPPAAHHSCTPTPTQASLDSSDSDSTQ; encoded by the coding sequence ATGGCTGCTGTACGTCAAATGGTTATGGAGGCCTCTGGCTACCATGTCCTGCCAGCTCACCTTATGGCATCAGCTATGGAGGAGTTTCCCCAGCAGTTGCCCGTCCCAAAGGGCCCAGCAAAGGGCAAGAGCCGCTCCCGTCGACCTCGCGAGGCTCGCTTCAAAACACAGCCCGTCACCTTCGCTGAGATCCAAGAGGTAGAAGAAGAAGGCTCCTCGCCCCTGGAGGAGGAAAGGGCACGGCGCTCCTTCTTGCAGTCACTGGAAAACCTGCGGCGGAGCACACAGACCCTCCACTGCCCACCTGCTGCCCATCACAGCTGCACCCCTACACCCACACAGGCCAGCCTGGACTCCAGCGACTCCGACTCCACCCAGTGA